From the Entomomonas sp. E2T0 genome, one window contains:
- a CDS encoding methylated-DNA--[protein]-cysteine S-methyltransferase has translation MYYSTTYLSPVGLLTLACDGESLLGLWIAGQKYHGDTILEAMVEKDNIPVFKATKNWLEKYFAGKQPAISELPLAPIGGEFRQQIWNILTEIPYGKVITYGDIAKKMAVKMNKQSMSSQAVGGAVGHNPISIIIPCHRVVGANGSLTGYAGGIATKIKLLELEGADMSSLFIPKKGTAL, from the coding sequence ATGTATTACTCAACAACTTATTTATCACCTGTCGGTTTACTTACTTTAGCATGTGATGGCGAAAGTCTGCTTGGTTTGTGGATAGCAGGGCAAAAGTATCATGGTGATACTATACTTGAGGCCATGGTAGAAAAGGATAACATACCTGTTTTTAAGGCAACCAAAAATTGGTTAGAAAAATATTTTGCTGGCAAGCAACCTGCCATTTCTGAATTACCATTAGCACCTATTGGTGGAGAGTTTCGCCAACAAATATGGAATATTTTGACTGAAATACCCTACGGTAAAGTTATTACCTATGGTGATATTGCCAAAAAAATGGCTGTGAAAATGAATAAACAAAGTATGTCTAGTCAGGCAGTTGGTGGTGCAGTTGGGCATAATCCTATTTCTATTATAATCCCTTGCCACCGAGTAGTGGGAGCAAATGGTAGCTTAACAGGCTATGCTGGAGGGATTGCTACAAAAATAAAATTATTGGAATTAGAAGGCGCTGATATGTCTTCTTTATTTATACCAAAAAAAGGTACTGCATTGTAA
- the tssI gene encoding type VI secretion system tip protein TssI/VgrG, with protein sequence MFNLANETHFNLSVAGLENTGLQILSFEGKESISQPYTFEINLVNKHIRYDITQLLSKPAYLAFTPDGKNGVHGVIMSVRRGAVGNDYAEYSVILAPRFAHLEKRTNQRIFQHKTVPQIITQVLSEYGIMEGSQHEFHLKETYPKRDYCVQYDETDAYFIQRLCEEEGIHYHFKHTADNHLMVFGDSNPIFPSLAQAVRYASGTGFVADDSVIKAFDVNLTSKTKRTTWRDYNFTNTKIPEGQAEGTQSAKANGAIEPDIEFYDYPGRFMDNARGKQLAQIAVERLRTTHVLAEGYSDVPTLHTGYYLSIDEHPSIDAKDPWLLNTIIHQGKQPQVVEALGGENNARLKNKFSSNNDLAFPEGEFHQGYRNTFTATPKDVIWRPALQHPRTRIYGSQTAKVVGPAGEEIYCNEYGSVKVQFFWDREGQFDENSSCWVRVGSNWAHKGYGTFTIPRIGMEAVITFLEGDPDQPMITGCVNNGINTQAEGMPDNKTKTGFKTNSSPGGGGSNELTFEDKKGEEQIYIHAQKDQNIVVENNETLKVGVNRSKNIGNDENVTIGNNRTRVVRKTDELKVGANKKDKVTTTYEMEAGEMLRLVCGETAIDLHADGSLNISCKTFNIFGETAGQINTNTGLLDLNIGSKGSRKGVATVPGTASGTINQEVESYFGGGGGSQEGSSVEQDKQDAVTHQNQLNESGVSSLNITSEKNKNNAVNGVTPPVQGILPETMPTTVTNTPKEVNLSSMQGTFDQLWGNSFPNGKSQEFGGTFVKDTTTGKYSIINTAGGTSGSFTPDFNIPKGKEMVGVFHTHPYDISEGGFTDISFSGGDIATTISNKQYIDMVQSGDKQFLMMTTTATKENISATAHDTRVFELVNQGKSLAEASSIAAKETATANNMAYYEGKNGILKRIYP encoded by the coding sequence ATGTTTAATCTTGCTAATGAAACCCACTTCAATCTGTCAGTTGCTGGTTTAGAAAATACAGGGTTACAAATCTTAAGTTTTGAAGGAAAGGAATCAATTAGCCAACCCTATACCTTTGAAATCAATCTGGTTAATAAACATATTCGTTATGATATTACCCAGTTATTAAGTAAGCCAGCCTATCTTGCTTTTACGCCTGATGGAAAAAACGGTGTACATGGCGTTATTATGTCTGTTAGACGCGGTGCTGTAGGTAATGATTATGCAGAATATAGCGTTATTTTAGCACCACGTTTTGCACATCTTGAAAAACGAACAAATCAACGGATTTTTCAGCATAAAACAGTTCCTCAAATTATTACACAAGTTCTTAGTGAATATGGAATTATGGAAGGTTCACAACATGAATTTCATTTAAAAGAAACCTATCCAAAACGAGATTATTGTGTACAGTATGATGAAACAGATGCCTATTTTATCCAACGCCTTTGTGAAGAAGAGGGAATTCATTATCACTTTAAACATACAGCAGATAATCATTTAATGGTATTTGGTGATAGTAATCCTATTTTTCCTTCACTAGCTCAGGCTGTTCGTTATGCATCAGGTACTGGTTTTGTTGCAGACGATTCTGTAATTAAAGCCTTTGATGTTAATCTTACCAGTAAAACTAAACGTACTACATGGCGGGATTACAACTTTACGAATACCAAAATACCTGAAGGTCAAGCAGAGGGAACGCAAAGTGCCAAGGCAAATGGTGCCATTGAACCTGATATAGAGTTTTATGATTATCCTGGACGTTTTATGGATAATGCACGAGGTAAACAACTGGCTCAGATAGCGGTAGAACGTTTAAGAACAACTCATGTATTAGCTGAAGGTTATAGTGATGTACCTACCCTACATACAGGTTATTATTTATCTATAGATGAACATCCAAGCATTGATGCAAAAGACCCTTGGTTACTTAATACGATTATCCATCAAGGAAAACAACCACAAGTCGTTGAAGCATTAGGTGGGGAAAATAATGCTAGGCTCAAAAACAAATTTTCATCAAATAATGATTTAGCATTTCCTGAGGGGGAGTTTCACCAAGGTTATCGTAATACCTTTACAGCAACACCTAAAGACGTTATTTGGCGACCTGCATTACAACATCCAAGAACCAGAATTTATGGAAGTCAAACAGCAAAAGTGGTTGGTCCTGCTGGTGAGGAAATCTATTGTAATGAGTATGGTAGTGTTAAAGTCCAGTTTTTTTGGGATCGTGAAGGGCAGTTTGATGAAAACTCTAGCTGTTGGGTACGAGTAGGTAGTAATTGGGCACATAAAGGTTATGGGACATTTACTATCCCAAGAATAGGTATGGAAGCAGTGATTACCTTTTTAGAAGGTGACCCTGATCAGCCAATGATAACAGGTTGTGTTAATAATGGTATTAATACCCAAGCTGAGGGTATGCCTGATAATAAAACCAAAACAGGTTTTAAAACTAATAGTTCGCCTGGTGGTGGCGGTTCAAATGAGCTCACTTTTGAGGATAAAAAGGGTGAGGAGCAAATTTATATTCATGCTCAAAAAGACCAAAATATTGTAGTAGAAAATAATGAAACTCTTAAAGTTGGGGTGAATCGTTCAAAAAATATAGGTAACGATGAAAACGTTACTATTGGTAATAATCGTACTCGTGTTGTTCGTAAAACTGATGAACTTAAAGTAGGTGCTAATAAAAAAGATAAAGTTACTACCACCTATGAAATGGAGGCGGGTGAAATGCTTCGTTTAGTGTGTGGTGAAACAGCTATTGATTTACATGCTGACGGTTCACTTAACATCAGTTGTAAGACTTTTAATATCTTTGGTGAAACAGCAGGACAAATTAATACTAATACAGGACTGCTAGATCTTAACATTGGATCAAAAGGCTCACGTAAAGGTGTTGCAACTGTACCAGGAACTGCTTCTGGTACAATTAATCAGGAAGTTGAAAGTTATTTTGGTGGTGGCGGTGGTAGTCAGGAAGGTAGTTCTGTAGAACAAGATAAACAAGATGCCGTTACCCATCAAAATCAATTAAATGAGAGTGGTGTAAGCTCATTGAATATTACATCAGAGAAAAATAAGAATAACGCAGTTAATGGCGTAACTCCCCCAGTACAAGGCATATTACCAGAAACAATGCCTACAACTGTAACCAATACTCCCAAAGAAGTTAATTTATCTAGCATGCAAGGAACTTTTGATCAACTCTGGGGAAATAGTTTTCCTAATGGCAAAAGTCAGGAGTTTGGTGGTACGTTTGTTAAAGATACTACTACAGGGAAATACTCTATCATAAACACAGCTGGAGGAACGAGTGGCTCTTTTACACCAGATTTTAATATTCCGAAAGGAAAGGAAATGGTAGGTGTTTTCCATACTCATCCTTATGATATATCCGAAGGGGGATTTACGGATATCTCTTTTAGTGGAGGAGATATAGCAACCACTATTTCCAATAAACAATATATTGATATGGTACAAAGTGGCGATAAACAATTCCTTATGATGACAACAACAGCTACTAAAGAGAATATTTCTGCAACGGCTCATGATACACGTGTTTTTGAGTTAGTTAATCAAGGAAAATCTCTAGCAGAAGCCTCTAGTATTGCAGCAAAAGAAACAGCTACAGCAAATAATATGGCTTACTATGAAGGTAAGAACGGTATATTAAAAAGGATATATCCTTAA